In a genomic window of Methanogenium sp. S4BF:
- a CDS encoding PKD domain-containing protein, translating to MKKSILFLPQWMQNLPDGTISGLLGTLMAVLVIIACAVPPVCADNTTPMAGITNTTATATATATATATETATATATATATATATATATATATETATATATATATATATATATATATATATATATATATATQTQVALPVASFSYSPSNPAPGTAVTFTDTSSGSPTGYYWNFGNGQISAVKYPPAQTYSSAGTYIVSLTVSNAAGTSAAYTRSIVVASANTLDADFDFSPSSPDAGDSISFTDESEGNPTSWEWDFDDNTGSENQNPSHTFSSDGEYDVKLTIRKSGGFSDTVTKTITVGEGTTTVTGDKPTASFSWTPSSPVVGSPVSFTDTSTGEGIDQWKWDFDDAMDFTGNRVSTLRNPQHTYQNSGSYYVTLTVWNDAGSNIIGKTVTVGTVQLNARFNAYPSSGSAPLTVRFVDASTGSGIESYQWNFGNGRTYTGSSPSNVVYSSPGTYTASLEIEDENGRTDEFTMNIIVNPAVTAAAMTQTPVPTATPVPVGEDTGFIDGEYRQMTGLYNEYIRILFGFLGIDDEPGFLIFAVKKS from the coding sequence ATGAAAAAATCAATACTCTTCCTTCCCCAATGGATGCAGAATCTTCCGGACGGGACGATATCCGGCCTTCTCGGCACGCTGATGGCTGTGCTTGTCATCATCGCATGCGCCGTCCCACCGGTATGTGCGGATAATACAACGCCAATGGCCGGAATCACGAATACAACAGCTACAGCTACTGCTACGGCAACCGCAACGGCTACTGAAACTGCAACAGCAACTGCCACAGCGACTGCGACCGCAACTGCAACCGCAACCGCTACCGCAACGGCTACTGAAACTGCTACGGCAACCGCAACCGCTACCGCAACCGCTACTGCAACCGCTACTGCCACAGCAACTGCCACAGCGACTGCGACAGCGACTGCAACCGCTACTGCGACAGCCACACAGACACAGGTCGCTCTGCCGGTCGCCTCGTTCTCGTACAGTCCGTCAAACCCGGCACCGGGAACCGCGGTCACATTTACTGATACGTCAAGCGGCAGTCCGACCGGCTACTACTGGAATTTTGGCAACGGACAGATCAGCGCGGTGAAGTATCCTCCTGCCCAGACCTATTCGTCTGCCGGAACCTATATCGTCAGCCTGACTGTTTCGAATGCTGCCGGGACGTCTGCTGCTTATACACGGTCGATTGTCGTTGCGTCGGCGAATACTCTGGATGCAGATTTCGATTTTTCCCCGTCAAGTCCTGATGCCGGGGATTCCATCTCCTTCACTGATGAATCAGAAGGGAATCCAACCAGTTGGGAATGGGATTTTGATGACAATACCGGTTCTGAGAACCAGAATCCGTCTCATACCTTCTCCTCTGATGGTGAATATGATGTAAAACTTACCATCAGAAAATCAGGTGGGTTCTCCGACACCGTCACCAAAACAATCACCGTGGGGGAAGGCACGACAACCGTAACCGGTGATAAACCAACCGCTTCTTTTTCCTGGACCCCCTCAAGCCCGGTGGTGGGGAGTCCGGTCTCCTTCACCGACACCTCAACCGGTGAAGGCATCGATCAGTGGAAGTGGGACTTTGATGATGCGATGGACTTCACCGGCAACCGGGTAAGCACACTCCGGAATCCTCAGCACACCTACCAGAACTCCGGCAGCTACTATGTGACACTCACGGTCTGGAATGACGCCGGGAGCAATATCATAGGAAAGACAGTCACTGTCGGCACCGTCCAGCTCAATGCCCGCTTCAATGCCTATCCGTCAAGTGGTTCGGCCCCGCTCACTGTGCGGTTTGTGGACGCATCCACGGGCAGCGGCATTGAGTCATATCAATGGAACTTCGGCAACGGCCGGACCTACACGGGGTCGTCGCCGTCCAATGTCGTCTATTCATCGCCCGGAACCTACACGGCCTCCCTCGAGATAGAGGATGAGAACGGCAGGACGGATGAGTTTACGATGAACATCATCGTCAACCCGGCGGTGACTGCTGCAGCCATGACGCAGACTCCTGTTCCCACCGCGACTCCGGTGCCTGTTGGAGAGGATACCGGATTTATTGACGGAGAATACCGGCAGATGACCGGTCTCTATAATGAGTATATCCGAATACTCTTCGGCTTCCTTGGAATCGATGATGAACCCGGTTTCCTGATCTTTGCGGTGAAAAAGAGCTAA
- the gpmA gene encoding 2,3-diphosphoglycerate-dependent phosphoglycerate mutase: MYRLVLLRHGESEWNRENRFTGWTDVDLSEKGLEEAHAAGALLRREGFTFDVAYTSVLKRAIRTLWITLDEMDLMWIPVRRSWRLNERHYGALQGLNKAETAAKYGDEQVFIWRRSYIIPPEPLAADDERSPANDPRYSSLSPEEIPLTECLKDTVARFLPLWSGEIAPDIRAGKNVLIAAHGNSLRALVKNLEGISDEDISQLNIPTGIPLVYELDDDLKPIRSYYLGDEEAVKAAAQAVANQGKAKK, encoded by the coding sequence ATGTACAGACTTGTGCTGCTCCGTCATGGGGAGAGCGAATGGAACCGCGAGAACCGCTTTACCGGGTGGACTGACGTTGACCTTTCTGAAAAAGGCCTGGAAGAGGCGCATGCGGCAGGGGCCCTCCTCCGCCGCGAGGGGTTCACCTTCGATGTCGCCTACACCTCGGTGTTGAAACGGGCCATCCGCACACTCTGGATCACCCTCGACGAAATGGACCTGATGTGGATTCCCGTGCGACGCTCATGGCGCCTGAACGAACGCCACTACGGTGCCCTGCAGGGTTTAAACAAGGCAGAGACCGCAGCAAAATACGGTGACGAGCAGGTATTCATCTGGCGGAGAAGCTACATCATTCCTCCCGAACCCCTTGCAGCGGATGACGAACGTTCACCGGCAAATGATCCCCGGTATTCTTCTCTTTCACCGGAAGAGATTCCCCTCACCGAGTGTCTTAAGGATACGGTCGCCCGTTTCCTCCCACTCTGGAGCGGGGAGATTGCCCCGGACATCCGGGCAGGGAAGAATGTGCTCATCGCTGCACACGGCAACAGTCTGCGGGCACTCGTAAAAAATCTGGAGGGCATATCTGACGAAGACATCTCACAACTCAATATACCGACCGGGATCCCGCTCGTCTATGAACTTGATGATGACTTAAAACCCATCCGGTCGTACTACCTCGGTGATGAAGAGGCGGTCAAAGCGGCAGCACAGGCCGTAGCAAACCAGGGAAAAGCTAAGAAATAA
- a CDS encoding ATP-binding cassette domain-containing protein translates to MHIIETRDLTYSYPGGIDALRSVSMHIHRHARIAVLGSNGAGKSTLFSHFCGILTPTSGQVLVHGEAVTKKNIREVRKTVGMVFQNPDDQIFSPTVEQDVAFGPVNLGLDEETVTHRVDEALRLMEAGHLRHRTPHKLSGGEKKRVAIAGVLAMEPQVIVLDEPSSGLDPQGVRELTGFLRTLPDTYGMTVIFSTHQVDLVPEIADYVYVMQDGIIAGEGTPDEIFLREELLRGARLDVPILARLLRSLRDSGIRIDAGSSYRDVEAELLRLLADRA, encoded by the coding sequence ATGCACATCATCGAGACACGTGACCTCACCTACTCCTACCCGGGAGGGATCGATGCCCTTCGGTCGGTCAGCATGCATATCCACAGGCATGCACGGATAGCCGTTCTTGGCTCGAACGGAGCGGGTAAAAGCACTCTTTTCAGCCATTTCTGTGGCATCCTCACACCGACCTCCGGGCAGGTGCTCGTGCACGGAGAAGCGGTAACAAAAAAGAATATCAGGGAGGTGCGAAAGACCGTGGGCATGGTCTTCCAGAATCCCGATGACCAGATCTTCTCCCCAACCGTGGAGCAGGATGTCGCCTTCGGCCCGGTGAACCTTGGCCTCGATGAAGAGACGGTTACGCACCGGGTCGATGAAGCCCTTCGCCTGATGGAAGCCGGGCATCTGCGCCACCGCACCCCGCACAAGCTCTCGGGAGGAGAGAAGAAACGGGTGGCCATCGCAGGGGTTCTCGCGATGGAGCCGCAGGTGATTGTGCTGGATGAGCCATCCTCCGGCCTTGATCCGCAGGGTGTCCGGGAACTTACCGGCTTTCTCCGCACCCTCCCGGACACCTACGGGATGACGGTCATCTTCTCCACCCATCAGGTTGACCTGGTCCCGGAGATCGCTGATTATGTCTATGTAATGCAGGACGGCATCATCGCGGGGGAAGGTACGCCGGATGAGATATTCCTCCGTGAAGAACTCCTCCGCGGGGCACGCCTGGACGTTCCCATTCTGGCACGCCTCCTGCGGTCGCTCAGGGACAGCGGCATCAGAATTGATGCGGGGTCCTCCTACCGCGATGTGGAGGCTGAACTCCTCCGGCTGCTGGCGGACCGGGCATGA
- a CDS encoding PDGLE domain-containing protein: MNISNSQFLIGGLVIAILIGGLAVFLASGDPDGLESTALFVQGEKTLTGPSPEDGDPEAVGVSDAFEYEAPLPDYTTGDEGGKAGELFAVFAGIVIAFGLAFIASRLVAAKAN, translated from the coding sequence ATGAACATCTCCAATAGCCAGTTTCTCATCGGCGGCCTGGTGATCGCGATTCTCATCGGCGGCCTTGCAGTATTCCTTGCATCCGGTGACCCGGACGGCCTGGAGTCCACCGCTCTCTTTGTGCAGGGCGAAAAGACCCTCACCGGCCCATCCCCTGAAGACGGGGACCCGGAAGCAGTCGGGGTAAGTGACGCTTTCGAATACGAAGCACCGCTGCCTGACTACACCACCGGCGATGAGGGAGGGAAAGCGGGAGAACTCTTTGCTGTCTTTGCAGGCATCGTCATCGCCTTCGGACTGGCCTTCATCGCCTCACGTCTGGTCGCTGCAAAAGCGAACTAA
- the cbiQ gene encoding cobalt ECF transporter T component CbiQ: MIEHLATIERDAQGTSRVHRLDARVKIIITFAAIISMVAMPYSTAVYPLALCWFGLFTVWWALSGLSPRVFFWRYLMTLPFGLFIIFFQIFFENPYYDVFTPIVTFPFGISIYAESVEFATILALKFTACIIWVILLSSTTPMEDLLQGARRLGFPSVMALSLGMMIRYLFVFAEMYADINDALAVRHFNAFSRALSYRYRMKILAYTIGTMFLRSYEQGERTYTAMLCRGYGKDAYEHLKKKALTGREYGLIISMITLFCAASAGAFLFWA; the protein is encoded by the coding sequence ATGATCGAACATCTCGCCACCATTGAACGCGACGCCCAGGGCACCAGCCGTGTCCACCGGCTGGATGCCCGGGTAAAAATAATCATCACCTTTGCTGCCATCATCTCGATGGTGGCCATGCCCTACTCCACCGCGGTATACCCGCTCGCACTCTGCTGGTTTGGGCTCTTTACTGTCTGGTGGGCTCTCTCGGGTCTCTCGCCACGCGTCTTTTTCTGGCGCTACCTGATGACCCTGCCCTTTGGGCTGTTCATCATTTTCTTTCAGATATTCTTTGAAAATCCATATTATGACGTATTCACTCCAATAGTCACCTTCCCGTTCGGGATATCGATATATGCTGAATCCGTTGAATTCGCGACCATTCTTGCCCTGAAATTCACGGCATGTATTATCTGGGTGATTCTTTTGTCATCCACGACTCCCATGGAGGATTTGCTGCAGGGAGCGCGGCGCCTCGGGTTTCCTTCGGTGATGGCACTCTCCCTCGGAATGATGATCCGCTACCTCTTCGTCTTCGCAGAGATGTATGCAGACATCAACGACGCCCTCGCCGTCCGCCACTTCAACGCCTTCTCCCGGGCCTTATCCTACCGCTACCGGATGAAGATCCTTGCCTACACCATCGGCACGATGTTTCTGCGCAGTTATGAACAGGGCGAACGCACCTATACCGCAATGCTCTGCCGCGGATACGGAAAGGATGCCTATGAGCATCTGAAAAAAAAAGCACTCACCGGCAGGGAATACGGACTCATCATATCGATGATCACCCTTTTTTGTGCGGCATCCGCCGGTGCCTTCCTTTTTTGGGCCTGA
- the cbiM gene encoding cobalt transporter CbiM → MHIPDAFLPLWQSAIYWIVALVFIALALKWAKNELSEDKIPLVAVLSAGIFAIQAFNLPVAMGTSGHLVGGALAAIVLGSPYAAVFILTLVLIIQGIIFGDGGLTTMGVNILNMGVIGGFVGFYGYQTLSGAGLNRYASAGVAAWLACLIAALAAAVEMAIAGTFPLVPGLIAMGTYHAAIGIIEGIITAAAIYFIATARPDMLTDNAATEAAA, encoded by the coding sequence ATGCATATACCTGATGCGTTTCTCCCACTATGGCAGAGTGCCATCTACTGGATTGTGGCACTTGTCTTTATTGCCCTCGCACTAAAATGGGCGAAGAATGAACTGTCTGAAGACAAAATCCCGCTTGTTGCGGTCCTTTCTGCAGGAATATTTGCCATCCAGGCATTTAACCTCCCGGTCGCCATGGGCACCTCCGGGCATCTTGTCGGCGGCGCACTCGCAGCCATTGTGCTCGGCTCACCGTATGCGGCCGTCTTCATCCTGACGCTGGTCCTGATCATCCAGGGCATTATCTTCGGTGACGGCGGCCTCACCACAATGGGTGTCAATATCCTCAATATGGGTGTCATCGGCGGATTTGTCGGATTCTACGGCTACCAGACCCTGAGCGGGGCAGGACTGAACCGCTATGCATCTGCAGGCGTTGCAGCATGGCTTGCCTGTCTCATTGCAGCACTTGCAGCAGCTGTTGAGATGGCCATTGCAGGCACATTCCCCCTTGTGCCGGGCCTCATTGCAATGGGCACCTATCATGCGGCAATCGGCATCATTGAAGGCATCATCACCGCTGCTGCGATCTACTTCATCGCAACGGCACGCCCGGATATGCTGACAGACAACGCCGCCACGGAGGCTGCAGCATGA
- a CDS encoding YIP1 family protein yields MAQGFILRAADILLKPAAFFRQVQDGTLMEAALFFLTALCIHSILAGVVIRGGVGGFFCSVPFISTTPTGADSIIAAIAGSFLFGIISVTATGAGIHLTAVACGAKNGVTETFRALLYGVTPLLLIGWIPLAGIFTTFWSMAVTTYGIRELQNLSLFRAAVTVFIPAAILIGVCSFGIAPLFFGYDYTRFFSLPCR; encoded by the coding sequence ATGGCACAGGGGTTCATCCTCCGGGCAGCTGATATTCTTCTGAAACCTGCGGCATTCTTCCGCCAGGTACAGGATGGCACCCTCATGGAGGCGGCCCTCTTCTTTCTCACCGCCCTCTGTATTCATAGCATCCTTGCCGGTGTGGTTATCCGGGGCGGCGTGGGCGGATTTTTTTGCAGTGTCCCCTTCATCAGCACCACACCCACAGGGGCAGACTCAATCATCGCCGCCATTGCCGGCAGTTTTCTCTTCGGCATCATCTCAGTAACCGCTACAGGCGCCGGCATCCATCTCACGGCAGTGGCATGCGGTGCAAAAAACGGCGTCACGGAGACCTTCCGTGCCCTGCTCTATGGGGTTACCCCTCTGCTGCTGATCGGATGGATTCCCCTGGCAGGCATCTTCACCACGTTCTGGAGCATGGCTGTCACCACGTACGGCATCCGGGAACTGCAGAACCTCTCTTTATTCCGGGCGGCTGTTACCGTATTCATACCTGCGGCTATCCTCATCGGAGTGTGCTCATTCGGTATCGCCCCCCTCTTCTTTGGCTATGATTATACCCGGTTCTTCTCCCTGCCCTGCCGATAA
- a CDS encoding PEGA domain-containing protein: MTGRAHRRLCAGILILLAGALLLCPAAAGLAQYRIHTNIDYAPVYFDSVYQGQTSGGVLTVTVSTTGPRYSTVEIRKAGYYTVSQNLPYVSDGSSTDLYFTLTADSGTTTGTLAVQTSPTGASVYINGIYQGTAPVTVTRLRPGTYTVIAEMPGAESATQIVTMTGSEYRTVTLNLGGSGEIIFTSEPSGAYISLDGTIIGTTPHTETDIDPGEHQIVITKNGYYNWRETIDMTGSGTRYIYAVLSSVVPENAILIRSVPAGAAIYLNGIYQGETMENGYFPITDLRTGQHTILLRLSGYDDYQETISLSEGQTITVSADMEEGTGSAIFTTTPTSSAATGKLAVSTSPPGARISIDGSLSGRMTPATISAIPAGTHTIRLQLDGYAPAEATVTITAGQTASLSLPLAPGGAATPVPTTTPAPLFIPAAGIIALLFMHSRRAR; the protein is encoded by the coding sequence ATGACAGGTCGCGCACACCGGCGCCTCTGTGCCGGCATTCTGATCCTCCTTGCAGGTGCCCTCCTCCTCTGTCCCGCCGCAGCAGGACTGGCACAGTACCGCATCCACACCAACATCGATTATGCACCGGTATATTTTGACAGCGTCTACCAGGGTCAGACCTCAGGAGGGGTTCTGACCGTCACCGTCTCTACCACAGGCCCCCGCTACAGCACAGTTGAAATACGGAAAGCCGGGTATTATACCGTCTCACAGAATCTGCCCTATGTTTCGGACGGATCATCCACTGACCTCTACTTCACCCTCACCGCAGACAGCGGCACGACCACCGGTACGCTTGCCGTGCAGACCTCTCCCACCGGTGCCTCAGTCTATATCAACGGCATCTACCAGGGAACGGCTCCCGTGACCGTTACCCGTCTCCGTCCGGGCACATACACCGTCATCGCCGAGATGCCGGGTGCTGAGAGTGCAACACAGATCGTCACCATGACCGGCAGTGAATACCGGACCGTCACGCTTAATCTGGGCGGCAGCGGCGAGATCATCTTTACCTCCGAGCCTTCGGGTGCGTACATCTCACTTGACGGCACCATCATCGGCACAACGCCCCACACAGAGACCGATATCGACCCCGGCGAGCACCAGATCGTCATCACAAAAAACGGCTATTACAACTGGCGTGAGACGATTGACATGACCGGCAGCGGCACCCGGTACATCTACGCCGTCCTGAGTTCCGTTGTGCCGGAGAATGCCATCCTCATCCGGTCAGTCCCGGCCGGCGCTGCCATATACCTCAACGGCATCTACCAGGGCGAGACGATGGAGAACGGATATTTCCCCATCACTGACCTCAGGACCGGACAGCATACCATTCTCCTCAGGCTCAGCGGATACGATGACTATCAGGAGACCATCTCCCTCTCGGAAGGGCAGACCATCACGGTCTCTGCCGACATGGAGGAGGGAACCGGCAGCGCCATATTCACCACCACACCCACCTCATCCGCAGCGACCGGAAAACTTGCGGTGAGCACCAGCCCGCCGGGTGCCCGGATCTCCATTGACGGCAGTCTCTCCGGCCGCATGACCCCTGCCACCATCTCGGCCATCCCTGCAGGTACCCACACCATCCGCCTTCAGCTTGACGGGTATGCGCCTGCAGAGGCAACAGTGACCATCACCGCCGGACAGACGGCTTCACTCTCCCTGCCACTCGCTCCGGGCGGGGCGGCAACACCGGTGCCCACCACAACCCCGGCACCACTCTTCATCCCGGCAGCAGGGATTATAGCCCTGCTCTTCATGCACTCCCGCCGGGCCCGCTGA
- a CDS encoding YIP1 family protein has product MTTSPSVRVKSHFFDLFLTQKRLILTQPDYPDAPQVDIVFSMVSAFSRGETAEGDPSLSLTVMSERGERTMVLAFDGGGGFKPADERDRLAELVAGMLGKTAPPPGPAPAAVFSPSIPDQAETEAPSSTGPAETLVSEPAPPVSVSSIFRPENEPAPEKLPVRPPSPSVSGLKAEHIIVKGREFTASLTPDTISLVRHEDPKAPPLTVRRREITGVVAKESAGGDPSLHLRVRAADGNERTMVLVFSEWYSGGRAPEREEWAAALTETAAAPVTPVARPIRPVRGEREAPFSPPTARPPGGGSIPCGAKFCTECGAPLTGSPRFCPNCGSPVGSGSGSAQATTGIRDLPFDAAIEDERPAKKQKPRQKREKKEKKQRQPRKKASFRFRSQELGLSEVPFIEKFFGFLAAPDDAFRYTRTDSFGQALVYLAAVLAIFAAVTSIVLHLFAGSLDAAEYPRMAALGADIVGSLLLIPRIVILGIAGILIWSLVMHILLRILGQSDDVTETFRTCAYAATPFGTVGLIPFFGPFLAAIWMLVLQYKGLVAADDVENRFALLAVAVPVILFGVIFSLFFSAGGSQ; this is encoded by the coding sequence GTGACGACTTCACCTTCTGTCAGGGTCAAATCTCATTTTTTTGATCTCTTCCTCACGCAAAAACGTCTCATTCTTACCCAGCCGGATTATCCGGATGCACCTCAGGTGGATATTGTATTCAGCATGGTTTCGGCCTTCTCGCGCGGTGAGACCGCTGAGGGGGACCCGTCCCTCTCCCTTACGGTCATGTCCGAAAGGGGTGAAAGGACGATGGTCCTGGCATTTGACGGGGGTGGTGGGTTTAAACCGGCTGATGAACGGGACCGGCTGGCAGAACTGGTTGCTGGTATGCTTGGAAAAACAGCACCCCCGCCGGGCCCTGCCCCTGCTGCTGTCTTCTCACCTTCCATACCCGATCAGGCAGAAACCGAAGCTCCGTCTTCTACCGGGCCGGCAGAGACTCTGGTATCCGAACCGGCTCCCCCCGTATCCGTTTCGTCGATTTTTCGCCCTGAGAATGAGCCTGCACCGGAAAAACTCCCTGTCCGGCCTCCTTCTCCCTCTGTTTCCGGTCTGAAAGCAGAGCATATCATCGTGAAAGGCCGTGAGTTCACTGCCTCCCTGACACCGGATACCATCTCCCTCGTCCGGCACGAGGACCCGAAGGCGCCTCCGCTTACGGTGCGCAGGAGAGAGATTACCGGCGTTGTCGCGAAGGAGTCGGCAGGGGGTGACCCCTCCCTGCATCTCCGGGTCCGGGCGGCAGACGGCAATGAGCGGACAATGGTGCTGGTATTCTCGGAGTGGTACTCCGGCGGCCGGGCACCGGAACGTGAGGAATGGGCGGCAGCACTCACAGAGACTGCCGCGGCACCCGTGACGCCTGTCGCGCGCCCAATCCGGCCCGTCCGCGGAGAACGGGAGGCGCCGTTCTCCCCTCCTACAGCCCGTCCACCGGGTGGCGGTTCAATCCCTTGTGGGGCAAAGTTCTGCACTGAGTGTGGAGCACCGCTCACGGGAAGCCCAAGGTTCTGTCCGAACTGCGGATCGCCGGTTGGTTCCGGGAGCGGATCGGCACAGGCCACCACTGGCATTCGCGACCTGCCCTTTGATGCGGCCATAGAAGATGAGCGCCCGGCAAAGAAACAGAAACCACGTCAGAAGCGGGAAAAAAAGGAAAAAAAACAGCGGCAGCCACGAAAAAAGGCCTCATTCCGGTTCCGCAGCCAGGAGCTGGGCCTCTCCGAGGTTCCGTTCATTGAGAAATTTTTCGGTTTTCTTGCTGCACCGGATGACGCATTCCGGTATACACGAACCGACAGTTTCGGGCAGGCGCTGGTCTATCTTGCAGCAGTTCTTGCCATCTTTGCAGCTGTTACCTCGATTGTGCTGCACCTCTTCGCCGGTTCCCTTGATGCAGCGGAGTATCCCCGGATGGCCGCTCTGGGAGCTGATATTGTGGGTTCGCTCCTTCTTATCCCGAGAATTGTCATCCTTGGCATCGCGGGCATCCTCATCTGGTCACTTGTCATGCACATCCTGCTGCGCATTCTCGGCCAGAGTGATGATGTAACAGAGACCTTCCGTACGTGTGCCTATGCGGCAACGCCCTTTGGCACAGTGGGGCTCATCCCCTTCTTCGGCCCGTTTCTTGCAGCAATCTGGATGCTTGTACTGCAGTACAAAGGACTTGTTGCGGCAGATGATGTGGAGAACAGGTTTGCGCTGCTTGCGGTTGCCGTGCCGGTCATCCTCTTTGGGGTGATATTCTCTCTCTTTTTCTCAGCAGGAGGTTCACAGTAA
- a CDS encoding AEC family transporter — protein sequence MSVTVIAESIIILFLLMGIGFLCRRTGVIGPDGARGLSSFVVNVSLPALIVMAMQVPLTPELVANAGGILLGVAVFYAVSFTLAFTVPRFVADSDLEEGVMRFMLVFSNLGFMGIPVAGAVFGPESIFYVSIFNLTFSLLLFSVGVLMLRPDMGRYLDPKLFLNTGIIASVTGLILFVLQIHIPSPFADVLTLLGSTTTPLAMVVVGALLATLPVEGLFTDKKIWVIAALRLCIIPLAVFLLLRPFVSGPFLLGIPVLLAAMPVAANAVMLAEEYHVDATIASKGVFLTTTLSLATLPLITLLIT from the coding sequence ATGAGTGTCACGGTCATTGCAGAGAGCATCATCATCCTCTTTCTGTTGATGGGCATCGGCTTTCTCTGCAGGCGGACCGGCGTCATCGGCCCGGACGGAGCCCGCGGACTTTCTTCGTTTGTGGTGAACGTAAGCCTTCCTGCCCTGATTGTGATGGCCATGCAGGTGCCTCTCACTCCCGAACTGGTGGCCAATGCGGGCGGTATTCTGCTCGGGGTGGCGGTATTCTATGCGGTCTCCTTTACGCTCGCCTTCACCGTGCCCCGCTTTGTCGCAGACTCTGACCTTGAGGAGGGCGTGATGCGGTTTATGCTCGTCTTCTCAAACCTCGGGTTCATGGGCATCCCGGTAGCAGGCGCGGTATTCGGCCCGGAATCTATCTTCTATGTCTCCATATTCAACCTCACATTCAGTCTCCTGCTCTTCTCAGTGGGCGTGCTTATGCTCAGGCCAGACATGGGCCGCTACCTTGACCCGAAACTCTTCCTGAACACAGGCATCATCGCTTCAGTGACGGGTCTGATTCTCTTCGTACTCCAGATCCATATTCCGTCACCGTTCGCTGACGTACTTACCCTGCTCGGCAGCACCACCACCCCGCTTGCAATGGTCGTCGTGGGAGCACTGCTTGCAACCCTGCCTGTTGAGGGCCTGTTTACCGACAAAAAAATATGGGTCATCGCCGCACTACGCCTCTGTATCATTCCCCTTGCAGTCTTTCTCCTTCTCCGTCCCTTTGTATCGGGGCCATTCCTGCTGGGTATCCCGGTACTTCTCGCGGCAATGCCGGTTGCCGCCAATGCGGTTATGCTTGCAGAAGAATACCATGTAGACGCCACCATCGCCTCGAAAGGGGTCTTTCTCACGACCACCCTCTCTCTTGCAACACTCCCGCTCATCACCCTCCTCATCACCTGA
- a CDS encoding ribonuclease III domain-containing protein, whose amino-acid sequence MNLLYDELEDALGYRFRDRALLVRATNRLAAAKEDGCGDGSAMDGLATLGDAVIDVVVLEHLIAGGMESKGELSVTKMNMVNMTVLRRLAESIELHRYVTWGKGESGQEIWRSGRVLAECMEAVCGAAYLDGGTTAVQRVLAHLGFFP is encoded by the coding sequence ATGAATTTGCTGTACGATGAACTGGAGGATGCGCTTGGCTACCGGTTCCGCGACCGTGCCCTGCTTGTTCGTGCCACCAACCGGCTTGCGGCGGCAAAAGAGGATGGATGCGGCGATGGCAGCGCAATGGACGGGCTGGCTACCCTTGGTGACGCGGTTATCGATGTGGTGGTGCTGGAGCATCTCATCGCAGGGGGGATGGAGAGCAAGGGTGAGCTCTCTGTAACCAAGATGAATATGGTTAATATGACGGTTCTCCGCCGTCTTGCAGAGTCCATTGAACTGCACCGCTATGTGACGTGGGGGAAGGGGGAGTCCGGGCAGGAGATCTGGCGGTCAGGGCGGGTGCTTGCGGAGTGCATGGAGGCGGTCTGTGGAGCGGCGTACCTTGACGGCGGAACAACAGCCGTTCAAAGGGTTCTTGCACACCTCGGCTTCTTTCCATAA